From the Pyrinomonadaceae bacterium genome, one window contains:
- a CDS encoding radical SAM protein — translation MFSDQFRRGESDKGKMPGVTGSKVVSALSGVAWKAFQSVNRLLPEGEAIRPKWAPGPLLKSYERSAPPLGFPRETDSLCPRCVKEVRTAVISGETTLETLMHQHPGELKAQILEENGQVIMRKTCPKHGEFTDVMSTDPAFLERIESLFFGRDFRAAEDKDVHKHGTSNIKFGRGAVLTVDLTNRCNMMCDPCFMDANQVGYVHEPTFEDTKAILDRAVSFKPRRQVIILFSGGEPTLSPYYLDAVAYAKKTGFYRILAATNGIRFAEDIEFCKAAKAAGQHGVYLQFDGVGEEKNKHRGVGNLFDVKVRAIENLHNVGIKVTLVVTIVNSINNDAIGQIVEFAAKNIDKVQTIAFQPVSFTGRDEDISDEMRSKWRYTLAGMTHDLKDQLGGRIQPLRDWFPLSSYSAFTSVMDMLQGADAPWGWSSCNCHPNCGIFTLAVVNKQTGDFRSLFEFFNYEQFMKDVAVITDTARGKKLSYAQLGMAIMRNFDASKAPEGFPISQIINLFKPSSTNSNSDRNDRMTSAGQDTLADNWRVLCVEGMWFQDLFNYDFRRTEMCVIPYGTQEGEISFCAYNTGVGWRQIIENMHKTANLSEWYKENERHPVYAAGHNVPNIPKKHSLSLPIINAVLAEDIEEKPINISPYLVEEPQPEQEAVGV, via the coding sequence TTGTTTAGCGATCAATTTCGTCGAGGCGAGTCAGATAAAGGCAAAATGCCTGGTGTAACCGGGTCGAAAGTCGTCTCGGCTCTGTCAGGTGTTGCCTGGAAGGCTTTTCAATCCGTAAACCGCCTTCTCCCCGAAGGTGAAGCCATCCGGCCCAAGTGGGCGCCGGGGCCACTGCTCAAATCCTACGAACGAAGCGCGCCGCCGCTTGGCTTCCCCAGAGAAACCGATTCGCTGTGCCCGCGTTGCGTTAAGGAAGTGCGCACCGCTGTGATTTCCGGCGAGACCACGCTCGAGACGCTGATGCACCAGCATCCCGGCGAACTGAAAGCGCAGATTCTGGAAGAGAACGGCCAGGTCATCATGCGGAAGACTTGTCCGAAGCACGGCGAGTTTACGGACGTGATGTCTACCGACCCGGCATTCCTCGAGCGAATTGAATCGTTGTTCTTCGGTCGAGACTTTCGCGCTGCGGAAGACAAAGACGTACATAAGCACGGCACTTCAAACATCAAGTTTGGACGTGGGGCGGTGTTGACCGTTGACCTGACGAATCGCTGCAACATGATGTGCGATCCATGCTTCATGGACGCGAACCAGGTGGGATACGTTCACGAGCCGACCTTCGAAGATACGAAAGCGATCCTCGATCGCGCTGTCTCGTTCAAACCGCGCCGCCAGGTAATCATTCTTTTCTCGGGTGGCGAGCCGACGTTATCGCCTTACTACCTCGATGCAGTGGCGTACGCCAAGAAGACCGGCTTCTATCGAATTCTCGCCGCCACCAACGGAATCCGGTTCGCCGAAGATATTGAATTCTGCAAAGCTGCAAAGGCGGCTGGTCAGCACGGCGTCTACTTGCAGTTCGATGGCGTGGGCGAAGAGAAAAACAAACATCGTGGGGTTGGCAATCTGTTTGACGTGAAGGTGCGCGCGATCGAGAACCTGCACAACGTAGGAATCAAAGTCACGCTGGTCGTCACTATCGTCAACAGCATCAACAACGATGCGATTGGACAGATCGTTGAGTTCGCGGCCAAGAATATCGACAAGGTCCAGACGATTGCTTTCCAACCGGTTTCATTTACCGGCCGCGATGAAGACATCTCAGACGAGATGCGAAGCAAGTGGCGTTACACGCTCGCGGGCATGACGCACGATTTAAAGGACCAGCTCGGCGGACGTATTCAACCGCTGCGTGATTGGTTCCCGCTCTCGTCTTATTCGGCGTTCACCAGTGTGATGGACATGCTACAGGGTGCGGATGCGCCTTGGGGCTGGTCGTCATGTAATTGCCATCCGAACTGCGGCATCTTCACCCTCGCCGTGGTGAATAAGCAGACGGGCGACTTCCGATCGCTGTTCGAGTTTTTCAACTACGAACAGTTTATGAAGGACGTCGCGGTGATCACCGATACGGCGCGCGGCAAGAAACTCTCGTACGCGCAGCTGGGCATGGCCATCATGCGCAATTTCGACGCGAGCAAAGCGCCGGAAGGCTTTCCGATTTCGCAAATCATTAATCTGTTCAAGCCTTCTTCGACGAATTCAAATTCGGACCGCAACGATCGCATGACCAGCGCCGGCCAGGACACCCTGGCTGACAATTGGCGCGTGCTCTGCGTCGAAGGCATGTGGTTCCAGGACCTGTTCAATTACGATTTCCGGCGCACTGAAATGTGTGTGATTCCATACGGCACGCAGGAAGGCGAGATTTCATTCTGCGCTTACAACACCGGCGTCGGTTGGCGGCAGATTATCGAGAACATGCACAAGACCGCGAACCTGTCAGAGTGGTACAAAGAAAACGAACGCCATCCGGTTTATGCCGCCGGTCATAACGTGCCGAATATTCCGAAGAAGCATTCG